TTCGTGGACGATCTCGACATCGACTCGCTGTCCATGGTCGAGATCGCCGTGCAGGCCGAGGACCGCTTCGGCGTCAAGATCCCGGACGACGAACTGGCCAACCTCAAGACCGTGGGCGACGCGGTGAACTACGTGGCCGCCAACGCGAAGTAAGACCCTCTTCGCATCCGGGCCGGGACGTCCCGGCCCGGTGCCGACTTCGGGGAGATTCTCCATGAGCAACATCGACGTCGTGATCACCGGTATGGGGGCCACCACCCCGCTGGGCGGGGACGTCGCGTCCACCTGGGACGGCCTGCTGGCCGGCCGCAGCGGGGTCCGCCCCCTGGAGGCCGACTGGGTCGAGGA
This Amycolatopsis sulphurea DNA region includes the following protein-coding sequences:
- a CDS encoding acyl carrier protein, which gives rise to MAEKAEKPEILEGLAEIVEEVAGVAKDDVAAEKSFVDDLDIDSLSMVEIAVQAEDRFGVKIPDDELANLKTVGDAVNYVAANAK